Proteins from one Fragaria vesca subsp. vesca linkage group LG6, FraVesHawaii_1.0, whole genome shotgun sequence genomic window:
- the LOC101302679 gene encoding putative F-box protein PP2-B12-like, translated as MLQPQLDFQALPEGCIATVISLTSPPDACRLSLLSKVVRSAAESDAVWDKFIPPETQITILSHPNSLSSPNFKSKKDLFMTLCDNPVLINEGTMSFSLDKWSGKKCYMIASKGLRIAWGDTPRYWEWISLPDSRFEEVAELRGVGWFEIRGRIATRMLSPSTLYKAYLVYKFNGRPHGFEDHPTAVAVSARSYGFDYESPNLSEMVEGGDLKYTAFLARPEREVSEEARLPDERVDGWLEMELGEYLCEGDEDAELEMICCEINSSGKDGIIVQGIEVRPKRN; from the exons ATGCTGCAGCCGCAGCTGGACTTTCAAGCTTTGCCGGAAGGATGCATAGCCACCGTGATCTCCTTGACCAGTCCTCCAGATGCATGCAGGCTCTCGTTGCTTTCAAAGGTTGTCAGGTCGGCGGCAGAATCCGACGCCGTTTGGGATAAGTTCATTCCGCCTGAGACACAAATTACAATCCTATCTCACCCCAATTCCCTCTCCTCTCCTAATTTCAAATCCAAGAAGGACCTCTTCATGACTCTCTGCGACAACCCCGTCCTCATCAACGAGGGCACTATG AGCTTTTCATTGGACAAATGGAGTGGTAAGAAATGTTATATGATAGCTTCAAAGGGCCTTCGGATTGCTTGGGGTGATACTCCTCGGTATTGGGAATGGATTTCTCTGCCTGATTCCAG GTTTGAGGAGGTCGCTGAGCTTCGGGGGGTTGGTTGGTTTGAAATTCGTGGGAGAATAGCTACTCGCATGCTTTCCCCCTCCACTCTATATAAAGCTTATCTTGTGTACAAGTTTAATGGGCGACCTCATGGATTTGAAGACCATCCCACAGCGGTGGCCGTATCTGCAAGGTCTTATGGCTTTGATTACGAATCCCCAAATTTGAGTGAAATGGTTGAAGGAGGAGACCTTAAGTACACTGCCTTTCTGGCGCGGCCGGAAAGAGAAGTCAGTGAAGAAGCTCGACTTCCAGACGAGAGGGTGGATGGCTGGTTGGAGATGGAGCTAGGTGAGTATCTCTGTGAAGGTGATGAAGATGCGGAGTTGGAGATGATTTGTTGTGAGATTAATAGTAGCGGCAAGGATGGCATCATTGTGCAAGGGATTGAGGTCAGACCCAAAAGGAACTAG